GGGACCCCTTGGGGGTCTAGAACACTGAAGGGATACCTCCCAAAACACGTTTAAATGTTAAGGCATAGCACAGATCCACTGACTATTATGTTTTGTTCTCTACTCTTTCCCTTTGTATCCTTGTCTTCTCAGTGCACTTAAACACACAGTGCAGTGTCTTTTTCCTACACTAGAACAATGGCATTGCTCATATGCATGCTCTGTCCCTCGCTCTGCTATAACAGCAGCAATAAAGCTACAGGCAGGGGTGTGCAGAGAGAGGAACGGTTGCAGGAAGGCTGAAGGAAAGGTCCATAAAATCCTCCTAAACGTGATGAGGAAAGCAGAAACACGTAACCACTTCTAAAGTCCTGGGTGTACTATTAAAGGGGGCTCACTCAGaaaattgaagtattttaaaTTAGTTTCAAAGCAATTCAGGCTTACGGTGTCTCTTTTCAAAAGGAACATCGGGCTCTCTTGGTCTTCAGGTAACCAAATGTCTGAAGTTCACACACTCTGTGAATAAATCCCCAGTGAGGAATACTTTTACTGGGGGGTTGTGGGGATGAAATGTCACATTACTCTCTAAATAATTTGCCTAACTTCTTGGGGTGCTGTTGAAGAAACAAAAGCTTGAAGAGATAGTGCTGTAACTATGTATCAAGAGTGGTAAAGATTAATGCCTAAAGAAATCTACAGAATGTAATTCTTCTATTCCGTAGTGTTACAATAAGGGGATAACCCTTTTTCCTAACtgttttctaaaaaaacaaactaaatgcAAAACTTGCATCAGCAGAAACATTGAGGATACAAAATCAAACACCCACAtcaggaaatgcaaagttaaaGCTGTCAAATCAACCTTAACTTGTCCATGTTGCATATactggaccagattttcaagtgctcagtcCCCACCCCTGGGaattagattttcaaaagaattaaAAGCATTGGGTTTTGAGTACTTCTAAAAATCTGATTTTCTCTATAATGAGGTTAATCCAAATTTCTCCATGTCTCTAGTGTTAATTTCCAGACCTGGGTCTAAATTAAGATTGTTTTATGCATTTAAGAAAGTTCTGTAGAACTTCTTCAGCATTATGATATTGTTCTGAATAAATCAAGTGACTTGAATATTTGAAGAATTGTTGCTTAGAGtatgggagccagaggagaggcaTATTGGGTTGAGGAGATTGGCATGGTAATCCGCAAGGCCAGGAAGAAAGGCTGCACTACAGTCCTATTCAGTTGAGCAGCATAACACCTGTTTCCTTCTCCGCAGGAGGTCTCCCCTATGAGTTGACAGAAGGTGATATCATCTGCGTGTTTTCACAGTAAGTGGAATTTCATTTCTCATTTTCAGTAGTTTAGCAGGGTTGCAGCATGAGGCCAAATGGTTGGTGTTATGCCTTGATACTGCATGACACGTGGCCTCTCAGAGACCgcccctccctcctcaccccccatcATTGCAGGATGAATCTTGAGGGCTGGTGACTTTTCCTTCTCTGTTGCACTTTTCCTATTAGGTTTTCCATGGAATTGTCATTTCCCTGACCTTTGGTGCTAAGACTAAGCATTTGTGActacactttttttctttctagataTGGAGAAATTGTGAACATTAATCTTGTGCGAGATAAAAAGACTGGAAAATCAAAAGGTTTCTGTTTTATTTGCTATGAAGATCAGAGAAGCACCATACTTGCTGTTGACAACTTTAATGGGATCAAGGTTGGTGTGTCAAAGAAGAGAGACCTGCCTTTAAATAAAGCCCTGTCTGTGCCCAGATTGGCTGCTAGTATAGGGCTGTTATGTGCTATGACATTAGGGCATGCAGAGCTCCAGTTCACCATTCTTTTCATGTCCAAGAGTGCACAGTTAGAAGCATTTGTGGCTCCCATAGTGTCTGCAGAGGGAATTACAGCAGTATATTAGTGCCACAAGAGCAGAGACATCCAATATGGCACATGGGCTGGATCCAACCTTCAGAGCTGTTTCCTCCAGTGTGCAGCTTCCTCTATAACTCGCAAAGGGATCTCTCCAGCTACCCACCTAGGGCAGCTCAGGTATGGAGCAGAAGATGGAGTGAGTAGAATTGTGAAGGGAGCTTGTGTTTGATCCCAGGCACTTATCCCTCTCCCCACCTTAGCATCAGCCTTTTGTACAGCTGGCCTCACAGTGCCCCACAATGTGACCTGGAAGGAGGATCCTGTCcagtctctctgctcctgctgtgAAAGCAGGCTCCTTCCTCCTCCCTACCACATTGACGCCTCCCAGTATTAGGGTCAGAGGTGGCTTCTTTTCAGTGACCCCCGCCGCTGCTGGGATGCACAAGGGAGGTGGCAGCTTCTAAGTTACAGGGAACAgatctgggggtggggacagaaatgccccaaagggggtggggaaggagaagtaCTCAACAGTGTATATAACTGGAAGAGACTTCTTCACAAAAAAGTGTATATGTGGGTCATGCAAAGTGGTTATAGGAAATAACAGGAGTGGAGGAGTCAGTTTGTCTCTAAACGCCACACTGAAGTTCACTGACTAAAGAGGCTCATTTTGCAGGCAGACAATACTGCAAAACGGGACCTGTGACCTTATCCCTTGAACCTTTCACTTGCCCCAGAATGTGCTAGAGTTCTGGCAGAGAAGGCACTTCCATATTTAACCCCTGTTTTTAGGCTTGAACTCTTCAGCAAAAGATATTTTTGCTCTCCAAGGAGAATGCTGTTGACATCTGATAAGATCTCAATCTCCTTGATAAACCTTCTCCTTGTGTCTGCTAGTGTTTCTAAAGCTTTTGTGAGCCAGCTGCTGCTGACACCCCCTCTATCAATGGGCACATTGGACTCCTGTTGGCACCCACTGCCTCATACAACTTTGTTGGCCTTAGTCCCAGTGAGAGTCATGAGGTTTCTTTCTGGTCATAGACCTACTCATTCTCCAAATCAGTACCACACCTGCTCTGAGTGTCATTGCAACCCTGCTTCACAAAAACTGCTATATCCTGGGCCTTGGAACTGACATGTGGTTTTGTCAGTCTTACAGACTCTCTTTGAGGTCTAGGAATGCAGATTCTCCCTCTCTGCTTCTTGTTTCTTCCTAacgcagtggttcccaacctttcttgtgggaatagcaatatgctattcccagaagactgtggcgggcgccaaACACCCCGCCGCCGAAATGCTGCTGCCGAAAAGCGGCAGCGGGAAGAAGTGTCGCCGCTGAAATGCCGCTGAGAAACGGCAACGCTTCTCGGCAGCATTTCGGCGGCGGGGTGTCCTGCGGCGCACAAAAATGCCCTGGCAGGTGCTAtggcacctgcaggcaccgcgttggggacccctgccctAACATATATATTGGTTCTCATCCAACTCCAGGGATTAGGACCCACCTACCCTTTTACGCTTCTTGGTGGCATCTTATTTCTCTGTACAAGGAAACCCCTCTGACATGACTGTCCCAGGAGTGTTCCCCTGGCTTTTGGGCTCTGGCTGGATACTCTTCTTTGCAAAGCCCTCTTGCTCACAGCACTGAGGGGTCACTCATTATTTTGCCAGTGTATTAGTGATAACTTTTTTGATACGTAGGAGTATTTTATCAAGTGTGGAAGGCCACGGAAGGTGACATGTCTCCCACAGTCATCTGATGCTGTGGTAGAGTGGGGTGCAGGGATAGGGGGAGCTCATGGCTGCCCATGCTTGGATAGGGGATATTTCAAACTGTCGCTGGATTTATCTGGCCTTCTGGTGTCTGAATGGCTCTACTTTGAGTCCTGGGGCAGGGCATGTTCTCTATGGCAGGGGTTTGTAACAGGACCCCTACCAATGTAATCACAAAGAGGGAGCCTGATCATGCGTGAAAGAAGGAGGTCTTGAGCTCAGGCTTGGAGCCCAAGTCCTGTGACTTTCGCCTGTGTGCTGTGTACTTTCTGTAGCCTTGTGGGTTTATTGGCAACTTTACTAATAATCCAGCCTTTCCTTTGTATAGATAAAAGGAAGGACAATTCGGGTGGACCATGTCGCTAACTATCGCCCTCCAAAGGACTCTGAGGATATAGATGATGTAACAAAAGTCCTACGTGAGagaggctgtggggctaaaactCCTCCACCTACTTCATCTGACTCTTCCTCAGAAGACAGTGAGGTACCAGTGAAAAAGCACAAAGGTGAAGCATGTTCCTACCAGAATCCTAATCCTGGAAACACACCATGCGAGAACTCCTCAATCCTACAAGGCATCAAGCAACACAAACAAGCACTTGCCAATGGGAACAGTATGGGGAGACATAGTCTTGGTGTCTAGGTTGTCCTTTGCCATCCTGCTAGGGGAATCCATTGTCCTGCATTCTGTTCTCATTCTGCTGGCTGTggatctctctcctctcctctctttcccCCGCCCTTTCCTTCCTGCCTTCCAGACCCTGGGGGCTGTAATAGCTAACCTGCACACGCTGCTTTACCAGATGGATCCTTTATGCACAGAGTTCTCAGTTgaagctcctggctggctgcagagctaCACCTGAGAGCAGTGGGGTTACCCTTAGTTtagggggaagggggttgggttcCTGATTTTAAAGCTTAGAGGTACTTGCCTGTCTCATTTCAACATATCATGTGGGCCTTATATGGCTTGCCTGACACAATCAGATTGTGCAGAATCTAAACTTCTTTAAGTTAGAAGAAGGCACAACCATATCCAATGGTAGGAAACTATCatttttactctgttttttatgagattatgaatttggttgataaaggtaatagtgttcaTGTAATATatatagacttctgtaaggcttttgacttggtaccatgacattttgatttaaaaagtagacagatataaaattaacatggtacgcattaaatagattaaaagctggctaactgataggtctctaAACATAATTGGAGATGAGGAATAatcattgagcaggtgtgtttctaagAAGCCCTGTAAGGATCGGTTCTTGGCTCTatggtatttaacattttttatcagtgacctggaagaaagtaTCAAATTATCACTTTCTTAAAGTATCAAAAtgtttgcagattatacaaattgggggagtagtaaataatgaagaggacaggtcactgattcagagtgatctggatcaattagtaaactgggcacaagcaaacaatgtgttttaatatatctaaatgtatatatctaggaacaaagaatgtaggccataattACATGATAGGGGCCTCTATCCTGCAAAGCGGTGACTCCAAGAGAGATTTGGGGagcatgatggataatcagctgaacttgatctcccagtgtgatgctgtggcctaAAAAGCTAATGTGATCATTAGATATATAAACAGGATACTCATGTAggattagagaggttattttacctctgtatggCCCTGGTGTGACcattgctggaatcctgtgtccaattctggtgcctACAATTCAAAAGGGatattaataaattggagagggttcagagaagagccatgaattagaaagcatgccttataaCGATATACTCAAGGAACTCaaactatttagcttaacagagagaaggctaaggggtgacttgattagtctataagtacctacatggggaagaaatatttgcTAATGGGCTCTTTCAGTGTAGCAAATGAAGgtctaacaagatccagtggctggaagttgaagctagacaaattcctATTGGAAATAAAGGTGTAaaatttttatagtgagggtaattaaccgttggaacaatttaccaaagattATGATGGATTCTGTATCACtggaaacttttaaatcaagactggatgtgttttttttgttttgttttgaatgttctggttcaaacaggaatcCTTTCCATGGCATGTGTTATAGAGGAAGTCAGATGGCATGATCACAATAGTtacttctggtcttggaatctatgaaagcctttaaatcaagaccggatgcttttctaaaaaagGTGCTCTTGTTCAAACAATTTATGGGCTTGAAACAGTTTACTGGGTGAGGATCTCTGGTTTGTGTTATACAgtaagtcagactagatgattatagtagtcccttctggccttaaaatctattatatTGAAAAAGTAaggtaagggtttttttttttaagccctcaTGGCTTCAGGGAACTTTCAAAATGTTTACTGAGTGTAGCTGATATACCTGCCTgagtgtgcagagagcctgaaacaatggctTAGATGTGAGCTCTTTGGCTCTCTATTAATCTCTTTTGAAATGTCAACTTTAAAGCCCAGTGCTAATGCTTCAGTGTGAACATTAACTATTTAACTGCTAATCATTTTAGAGGCTGGAACAGGGAGGTCTGTGGGAAGGAATGCATAGGGATCACAGAAGAGAGTCAGGGAAAGGATGGCGAAGGAAGAGAACTGCAGGGCAGGCACAGTATTGGATTTAATGGAGAGCAGATTTTCCCACTGAGTGGTGCTGAATGTGGCAATAAAACTAAATACATAAAGTATAGTTACTACCTAATGgatctattctctctctctctctctatgcccACTGACACCAGGAAGCTTGGCTATGGATGCATGGTGGGGAGGCTGTATAGTACACTGCCCCATGTCCCTTAATTAAACATGGAATCTAGCCCTCTCCTTGGAGTCAAGCATCTCTGTCTTAAACACACCCACTGGGTGGATATCTTAATTCTTATTAAAGAAAACCAGTACAAATGTGTTAAGGATGGACTGCAGTAATCCCTGCACTCAGATACTTGGTACAGCAGATGGTACTAAGTCAAATCAAAATGTGACTGCACAGCCTAGCTGGGAAgcttgtgtatgtgtgtctggaacggggggaggggggcgggcagTGTGAAATCAGGGAATGGGGGAGAGCTTCCTGATTAGGGGTGCTGATAGCATGGAGTGGTGGGAAGGATGGGTGAAGGCAGCATGGGAGGCTAGGAGCCTTCTGTGGTCAGGAGCTGGAAATATTGGAAGAAAAACATTCTAGGGTGAATGGAACATGCGGAGTTGAGGCTGAGGCAGTGCTTgcatgagtctctctctctctcacagggaTCAATCTGTATTTCAGATAAAGTGAAGAGCAAAAGAGAGcagaaggagaagaggagggaccTGCAAAGTGTGAAGAGGGCCCGCCCTGCAGGAGAGCTGTCTCCTACAGCCTggattaaaaaggaaaaggaagactCTGCCTATGACCAATATGCTAACCCAAGGCAGCAGTCCCGGAATGGGTCTGGGCGAAAGCATGCAAGCAGGACTTATCTGGAAGAGGAACCTGAGCAAGAGCAGTGTCGCAAGAGAGGTGTGGAGAGACGAGGGGACAAGGGGCACCAGGAGCAGAAAGGTCTGAGCAGTGCCTGGAAGGAGGAAAAGGCAGAAGACAAGAACAGAAAGGGGGAAGGCCACAGCAGCAGACAAGAAGAATGTCTAGGCACTAGATCAAGAGAGCGATGGGAGAGAAGCACCAGGGACCAGCATGCCAGGGAAAGAGAGTTGTCCAGCTCTCGGGACTCCAGCCACTATTGACCTGCTTGTCCTgtggctgcagactgagcagtACTCCAGGCCACTGGTGCTCCCTGTGGAGAAATACTGTGGGTAGCTAGTAattggaggggggaggaaaaccCCGCCTGTTTAATCCATTTCTAAGCTTGCTTTGAAGCCTCTCCCCTACTAAACTCCAAGCATTTGTGCCTCTGTGAGTGCAGTGAAATAGCACCCTATTTTCCTCCATCAGCTTTGTATCTCTGCTCCTCGTTCCTGCAGTCCTTCCTCAAGGACCAGAGAGCCAGGCACCCTCCTGCTGTTGTCTTAGCTGGTGGAAGTGGCTGGGGTCTGGGGCGCACACTCAAGTTGCAATCTACAGTAAATGCCCTATGGTGTTAACAGTGAGATGCCTCCCAGATAATGAGCTTTGTCTGGCCACTTCATTGTTGTCAAGCAGAGCATGCTGGCCCCTGTAGTTCTCAGAAATAACCTGTGTCATCAGTTCTGTTGGTGAGGGTTCCCTGCCTAAACTGAAACAAGTGGTGAATGTGTCTTCAGTAGTCCATATAACCTGGATTTATGTCACCTGAGGAATTCTAACGTGGCCATTTGCTACTGCCATGAATTCCCAAGTGTTGCATTGTGGAGTCAGGATAGCTTACTGTTTTAAATGTCACTTAATGCTTACCTCCTCTCTCCAGATCCATGGCTGTTTTACTATTCTAGGAATAATAAAACTACTTTGAACAAATGGCCTGCTTCAGGTCATccctgagagagagtgtgtgtgaccAATCTGGGGCTGCTTATCAATACTTAGTTTTATATGTGTGTCTGATTGCAGTAAGGGGATTTTTGCTGTATGAATACAAGGGGTTTATTTAAGAAGAGGCTGACTACCTCCAATCCCCTGCTGAGTTTGTCAAAGGGGCGGGGCTGCCTGAGTCTGGGGAACTGAGAACAAAGAACTTTGGCTGGTTTTACAAAGACAGTCTCTCAAGGATGGGGGAACAGACGGTTGGGGTGTGAAGTAGGCCTGCCCAGGACTCTAGGTCAGATAGACATGCATGTAgacttctgtttttaaaactatGCTATGCTTTGTTCCTAcggttaagattaaacaatacttttgaTTTTAAATGAGAATGTTTTGGGTCACTGTATTCTGTGCTTTCACAAGCTCCCGAAGGGAGGAACTGCAGGTGCCAAGTGAGACCTGCTGGTAAGCCCAGTTGATGCAGAGAGTGGTTAACCACACGGCATGGCCTAGGATTAGGGGAACTGTCAGAGTCCACCTCAAGGAAGATAAAGGCCTGTGACTTCAGGAGGGTGCCTTCAGAGATCAGAGAGGGATCAGAGGTGTAGCTCACCCTGTCACTACGACAGTTTGTACGAAGCACTGGAAGATACTATTCTAACtttgtatgtttttattttaagggtCTGAAAGCAGTCTTAAGCGCTACCTGTAAACCCTTGAGGGAAGAGGCCCAATACAGCTTGTATTCCTTGGAGAGCAGGGAGAGAAATGCAGTCTGCCTCATGGTAAAACCTGCCATGGTCCCCGTACCCTGTTGCTGAGCAGTGTTCTAATGTCTAGATGCCAGAGGGTACCCTTATGgccacctgtataacacagcccaGAGAATATCACCCAGCTGTTCCTGTATGCTAGGTCCTTACTTTTCCAAGCTGTGCTAGCACACAATGCCATCTGCAGTGTATTGTGCATTCTCTCAGCTCCCGCTCAGTGGGGTTCAAATTCACTCATGGACTCTGCTGCCTTTTGTGGGCTTggtttccccccacccaaactcgtACTCTGCTGAGCTTCTTAAGCTTCACTCCCCTTTGGAGGCAATAGATACCCCCTGGGCTCTGTTAGGTTCCTGGAATTTGGCTCctagagtggggggaggggatgtcacCCAAGCCCAGCACTTGTGGTGCTGAAAGAAGCTGTCACTCACAGAAGATTGTGCAGAGCTGCACATTGTGATTATCCCTCTCATTTCTTACATGCTTTAagacagggatctcaaactcgaatcaccacgagggccacatgaggactagtatattggcccgagggctacatcactctcagcaaatttgcggatgatactaaactaggaggagtggtagatacgctggagggcagggataggatacagagggacctagacaaattggaggattgggccaaaagaaatctgatgaggttcaataaggataagtgcagggtcctgcacttaggacggaagaacccaatgtaccgctacagactagggaccaaatggctaggcagcagttctgcggaaaaggacctaggggtgacagtggacgagaagctggatatgagtcagcagtgtgcccttgttgccaagaaggccaatggcattttgggatgtataagtaggggcatagcgagcagatcgagggacgtgatcgtccccctctattggacattggtgaggcctcatctggagtactgtgtccagttttgggccccacactacaagaaggatgtggataaattggagagagtccagcgaagggcaacaaaaatgattagaggtctggaacacatgacttatgaggagaggctgagggaactgggattgtttagtctgcagaagagaagaatgaggggggatttgatagctgctttcaactacctgagaggtggttccagagagtatggttctagactattctcagtggtagaagaggacaggacaaggagtaatggtctcaagttgcagtgggggaggtttaggttggatattaggaaaaactttttcactaggagggtggtgaaacactggaatgcgttactgagggaggtggtagaatctccttccttagaagtttttaaggtcaggcttgacaaagccctggctgggatgatttagttggggattggtcctgctttgagcagggggt
This DNA window, taken from Caretta caretta isolate rCarCar2 chromosome 9, rCarCar1.hap1, whole genome shotgun sequence, encodes the following:
- the RBMX2 gene encoding RNA-binding motif protein, X-linked 2 isoform X1; amino-acid sequence: MNPLTKVKLINELNQREAELGVQEKVSWHAEYSDSAWIFVGGLPYELTEGDIICVFSQYGEIVNINLVRDKKTGKSKGFCFICYEDQRSTILAVDNFNGIKIKGRTIRVDHVANYRPPKDSEDIDDVTKVLRERGCGAKTPPPTSSDSSSEDSEVPVKKHKDKVKSKREQKEKRRDLQSVKRARPAGELSPTAWIKKEKEDSAYDQYANPRQQSRNGSGRKHASRTYLEEEPEQEQCRKRGVERRGDKGHQEQKGLSSAWKEEKAEDKNRKGEGHSSRQEECLGTRSRERWERSTRDQHARERELSSSRDSSHY
- the RBMX2 gene encoding RNA-binding motif protein, X-linked 2 isoform X2, with amino-acid sequence MNPLTKVKLINELNQREAELGVQEKVSWHAEYSDSAWIFVGGLPYELTEGDIICVFSQYGEIVNINLVRDKKTGKSKGFCFICYEDQRSTILAVDNFNGIKIKGRTIRVDHVANYRPPKDSEDIDDVTKVLRERGCGAKTPPPTSSDSSSEDSEGSICISDKVKSKREQKEKRRDLQSVKRARPAGELSPTAWIKKEKEDSAYDQYANPRQQSRNGSGRKHASRTYLEEEPEQEQCRKRGVERRGDKGHQEQKGLSSAWKEEKAEDKNRKGEGHSSRQEECLGTRSRERWERSTRDQHARERELSSSRDSSHY